From a region of the Acanthochromis polyacanthus isolate Apoly-LR-REF ecotype Palm Island chromosome 3, KAUST_Apoly_ChrSc, whole genome shotgun sequence genome:
- the LOC110968324 gene encoding bifunctional apoptosis regulator-like: protein MDMLQHMEWDSVDDDLGELMDEPPYLSESPQSQSTASSISEHEFSCHCCYDILVNPTTLTCGHNFCRHCLALWWESSHKNECPECREKWEGFPKINILLRDATDKLFSEVVQRRRAEIQANPKISRSLLAFQRYGDNLGRSRTNQHKGAGFFFSGVLSALTCVAVMVLVYHWSYGVVEQHDLLISKPVARWTPEEVVSWLEQLGPWAQLYREPFQQENVNGRLLLMLGDEELLKAPYSIENQAHRRAVLAELDRVKALGVKPPQNLWEYKAANAGKSLFLLYALKRSPRLTILYLYLFDYSETFLPFLHTCCPAIAHIDQEVESRFLETQVNPSWRQWAEFLVKYCLLPYQLIAEFAWDWLAVHYWTSRFIIVNAMLLSVLEGCALWRLWTRARIRTLPHKMWNHLWKMLSQGFAFALLWPFVPQFVCNCLFYWALYFSPIINIDLVVQQLMHPETQAL from the exons ATGGATATGCTACAACATATGGAGTGGGATTCAGTAGATGACGACCTGGGAGAATTAATGGATGAGCCCCCCTACTTATCTGAATCTCCTCAGTCACAGTCGACAGCGAGTAGCATTTCAGAACATGAATTTTCGTGTCACTGTTGCTATGACATCTTGGTCAACCCCACCACTTTAACGTGTGGCCATAACTTCTGCCGCCACTGTCTGGCTCTGTGGTGGGAGTCCTCACACAAGAACGAATGTCCAGAGTGCCGGGAGAAGTGGGAAGGCTTTCCTAAAATCAACATACTGCTGAG GGATGCAACTGACAAGCTTTTCAGTGAGGTGGTACAGCGGAGGAGAGCAGAAATCCAGGCCAACCCCAAAATCTCCCGAAGCTTGCTGGCCTTCCAGAG ATATGGTGACAACTTGGGTCGATCTCGGACAAACCAGCACAAAGGAGCaggcttcttcttctctggagTCTTAAGTGCGCTCACATGTGTGGCT GTGATGGTGCTGGTGTATCACTGGAGCTATGGTGTGGTTGAACAACATGACCTGTTGATCAGTAAACCTGTAGCTCGCTGGACACCGGAGGAGGTTGTGTCCTGGCTGGAACAGTTGGGGCCCTGGGCCCAGCTATACAGAGAACCCTTCCAGCAGGAGAACGTCAATGGAAG GCTCCTGTTGATGCTGGGGGATGAGGAGTTGTTGAAAGCTCCTTACAGCATAGAAAACCAAGCTCACAGACGAGCTGTTCTGGCTGAACTGGACAGAGTTAAAGCCCTGGGGGTCAAACCTCCACAGAACCTCTGGGAATACAAA GCGGCTAACGCTGGGAAGTCTCTGTTCCTGCTGTACGCACTGAAGCGCTCCCCACGTCTCACAatcctttatttgtatttatttgattaCTCTGAGACTTTCCTGCCCTTCCTGCACACCTGCTGTCCAGCCATCGCACACATTGACCAGGAAGTGGAGAGCAGATTCCTTGAGACACAG GTGAACCCCAGCTGGCGTCAGTGGGCAGAGTTCCTCGTAAAATACTGCCTGCTTCCATACCAGCTGATTGCAGAGTTTGCTTGGGACTGGTTGGCTGTCCACTACTGGACATCCCGCTTCATTATTGTTAATGCTATGCTGCTGTCTGTGCTGGAAGGCTGCGCCCTGTGGAGGCTTTGGACAAGAGCCAGGATCAG GACTCTGCCGCATAAGATGTGGAACCACTTGTGGAAGATGCTCTCTCAGGGATTCGCCTTCGCCCTCCTGTGGCCTTTTGTCCCGCAGTTTGTGTGCAACTGTCTCTTCTACTGGGCTCTCTACTTCAGCCCCATCATTAATATAGACCTGgtggtgcagcagctgatgcaTCCTGAAACGCAGGCGCTCTAA